GTTAAACTGGAAGGCGGTAAGGAAATCGGCGAATCTGTGATACGGATTCTGACTGCAGGGATTCCGGTGATGGGACATCTGGGATTAACGCCTCAATCCATTTATAAATTCGGGACGTATACCGTTCGGGCCAAAGAGGAAGAGGAGGCGGAACGACTGCTCGATGATGCAAAATACCTGGAAAGCATCGGCTGTTTTGCGTTAGTGCTCGAAAAAATTCCGGCTGCTCTGGCCAAAAAAGTCAGCGAGAGCATTTCCATTCCGGTTATTGGTATCGGGGCCGGCCCTCATGTGGACGGGCAGGTACTGGTAACACACGATATGCTGGGTATTACGCATGAATTCAAACCGCGCTTTCTGCGCCGCTACCTGAACCTGTATGAAGATATCAAAAAAGCAACGCAATCTTATATTGCGGATGTCAAAAGCAAGGATTTCCCGAATGAGAAGGAACAGTATTGATTGAAATAAAAACCTAGGGATCAACTTCTTTCAGCATGCTGTAATGCCTCGTTATAATGCTTATTGCTAATACGCCCGTACATTCTTTCCTTCCATATAATTGATAAAGGCATTTAAGGCAA
The genomic region above belongs to Sphingobacteriales bacterium and contains:
- the panB gene encoding 3-methyl-2-oxobutanoate hydroxymethyltransferase codes for the protein MSAAQNEIKRVTTHKLKEMKERGEKIAMLTGYDFSMAKILDDAGIDILLVGDSASNVMAGHETTLPITLDQMIYHAQSVVRAIKRCFVVVDLPFGSYQGNSREALNASIRIMKETGGHGVKLEGGKEIGESVIRILTAGIPVMGHLGLTPQSIYKFGTYTVRAKEEEEAERLLDDAKYLESIGCFALVLEKIPAALAKKVSESISIPVIGIGAGPHVDGQVLVTHDMLGITHEFKPRFLRRYLNLYEDIKKATQSYIADVKSKDFPNEKEQY